A window of Synechococcus sp. MU1643 contains these coding sequences:
- the lysS gene encoding lysine--tRNA ligase yields MSELRDTRLEKAKTLEELGQGPYSLTFSPSHRMAELQEAHADLPKGEERDVLVSVAGRVMTRRVMGKLAFFTLADETGSIQLFLEKAGLEAQQEGWFKQITSLVDSGDWLGVSGTLRRTDRGELSVRVSDWRMLTKALQPLPDKWHGLADVEKRYRQRYLDLVVSPDSRETFRRRARLVSGIRCWLDQRDFLEIETPVLQSEPGGADARPFETHHNALDLPLTLRIATELHLKRLVVGGFERVYELGRIFRNEGVSTRHNPEFTSVEIYQAYSDYVGMMELTEQMVSAVCEEVCGTTSITYQGTAIDLAPPWRRATMHELVQDATGLDFNGFSSREEAAAAMTAKGMHAPELADSVGRLLNEAFEQAVETTLIQPTFVTDYPMEISPLARPHRSKPGLVERFELFIVGREHANAFSELTDPVDQRQRLEAQQERKAAGDLEAQGLDEDFVMALEVGMPPTGGLGIGIDRLVMLLTDSPSIRDVIAFPLLRPESRQGEPPSVE; encoded by the coding sequence ACTTTCAGCCCCAGCCACCGTATGGCTGAGCTGCAGGAAGCCCATGCCGATCTGCCCAAGGGTGAAGAGCGGGATGTGCTTGTTTCCGTGGCGGGACGGGTGATGACCCGCCGGGTGATGGGAAAGCTGGCTTTTTTCACCCTGGCCGATGAGACGGGATCCATTCAGCTGTTCCTGGAGAAGGCGGGTCTGGAGGCCCAGCAGGAGGGTTGGTTCAAACAGATCACCTCGTTGGTGGACAGTGGCGACTGGCTGGGGGTGAGCGGCACCCTGCGCCGCACCGACCGCGGTGAACTATCGGTACGGGTGAGCGACTGGCGCATGCTCACCAAGGCGCTGCAGCCTCTGCCGGACAAGTGGCATGGTCTGGCTGACGTAGAGAAGCGCTACCGCCAGCGTTACTTGGATCTGGTGGTGTCTCCTGACAGCCGGGAGACGTTCCGGCGCCGGGCTCGCCTGGTGAGTGGCATTCGCTGCTGGCTCGATCAGCGCGATTTCCTCGAGATCGAGACCCCGGTTCTCCAGAGCGAACCTGGTGGTGCTGATGCTCGACCGTTCGAGACCCATCACAACGCCCTCGACCTGCCCCTCACACTGCGGATTGCTACCGAGTTGCACCTGAAGCGCTTGGTGGTTGGTGGCTTTGAGCGGGTGTATGAACTGGGTCGGATCTTCCGCAATGAAGGGGTCAGCACCCGCCACAACCCCGAGTTCACCTCGGTGGAGATCTATCAGGCCTACAGCGACTACGTCGGAATGATGGAGCTCACCGAGCAGATGGTCAGCGCGGTGTGTGAAGAGGTCTGCGGCACGACCTCCATCACCTACCAGGGCACCGCGATCGATCTGGCACCGCCGTGGCGGCGCGCCACGATGCACGAGCTCGTGCAGGACGCGACGGGGCTTGATTTCAATGGCTTCAGCAGTCGGGAGGAGGCCGCTGCGGCGATGACCGCCAAGGGCATGCATGCACCTGAATTGGCCGACTCAGTGGGCCGTCTGCTCAATGAAGCCTTCGAGCAGGCGGTGGAGACGACCCTGATTCAGCCCACCTTCGTCACCGATTACCCGATGGAGATTTCGCCCCTGGCTCGGCCTCATCGCAGCAAGCCTGGCCTGGTGGAACGCTTTGAGTTGTTCATCGTCGGCCGCGAGCACGCCAATGCCTTCAGTGAGCTTACCGATCCTGTGGATCAACGGCAGCGCCTCGAAGCTCAGCAGGAGCGCAAGGCGGCGGGTGATCTGGAGGCCCAAGGGTTGGACGAGGATTTCGTCATGGCCCTGGAGGTGGGTATGCCCCCCACGGGAGGTCTGGGGATCGGCATCGATCGGCTGGTGATGTTGCTCACCGACAGCCCTTCGATTCGGGATGTGATCGCCTTCCCGCTGCTGCGGCCCGAGTCCCGCCAAGGAGAACCACCCTCAGTGGAATAA